A genomic window from Sphingobacterium spiritivorum includes:
- a CDS encoding BaiN/RdsA family NAD(P)/FAD-dependent oxidoreductase yields MQYDAVIIGGGACGLMCAVQAGLLGKKTLILERNNKPGAKILISGGGRCNYTNLGTTTANFVTQNPDFLHGIFKRWTVDDTVRFFESYGISGQEKTLGQLFPTTNKAKDIVAVFTNLMFETGQDIWLDSLVKSVDQADGVFRICVDTPSGEKTLKTAKVVMASGGLPVQKLGASDFALRLARKFELSIVPTAPALVPLTITGKDAEWYASLSGNSVFSRVYNKEVSFEENILFTHWGLSGPAILQISSYWRAGQEFTIDLLPKFSLEQIIKDERNSGGKRLLSQVLNDYFTRKMVDAFGKFLPLTTKIASLSKADAKLIVETIHRFHVKPAGDKGYDKAEVMRGGVDTNELNPSTLESKRIPGLYFGGEAVDVTGWLGGYNFQWAWASGYTIAQAI; encoded by the coding sequence ATGCAATATGATGCTGTAATTATAGGAGGGGGTGCCTGCGGACTGATGTGCGCTGTGCAGGCAGGCTTATTGGGTAAGAAGACGCTGATCCTGGAGCGTAACAATAAACCCGGTGCCAAAATTCTGATTTCAGGTGGAGGGCGTTGTAATTATACCAATCTGGGAACTACTACTGCTAACTTTGTAACACAGAATCCGGACTTTTTGCATGGCATATTCAAGCGCTGGACTGTAGATGACACGGTTCGTTTTTTTGAGTCATATGGCATTTCCGGACAGGAAAAAACATTAGGTCAACTCTTTCCGACCACTAATAAAGCTAAAGATATTGTTGCCGTATTTACAAATCTTATGTTTGAGACCGGACAGGATATCTGGCTGGATAGCCTGGTAAAGTCCGTGGATCAGGCAGACGGAGTTTTCCGTATCTGTGTCGATACACCTTCAGGGGAAAAAACTTTGAAAACTGCGAAGGTTGTTATGGCCAGCGGAGGGCTTCCGGTACAGAAGCTGGGTGCATCTGATTTTGCATTGAGGCTGGCCCGTAAATTTGAATTATCTATTGTTCCTACAGCTCCGGCATTGGTTCCCCTGACTATTACCGGCAAAGATGCCGAATGGTATGCCTCTCTTTCTGGAAACAGTGTTTTCTCAAGAGTATATAATAAAGAGGTCAGTTTTGAAGAAAATATCTTATTCACGCATTGGGGCCTGAGTGGCCCGGCTATTCTGCAGATTTCTTCTTATTGGCGGGCCGGACAGGAGTTTACGATAGACTTGTTACCGAAATTCAGTCTGGAGCAAATCATAAAAGATGAACGCAACAGCGGTGGTAAGCGATTATTGTCTCAGGTGCTGAATGATTATTTTACCCGCAAGATGGTGGATGCTTTTGGTAAATTTTTGCCATTGACGACCAAAATTGCTTCTTTGAGTAAGGCAGATGCAAAGCTGATTGTAGAAACAATTCACCGGTTTCATGTGAAGCCTGCAGGCGACAAGGGATATGATAAGGCTGAAGTGATGCGTGGCGGGGTTGATACAAATGAGCTAAATCCATCCACTCTGGAATCAAAACGGATTCCCGGATTATACTTTGGCGGGGAAGCTGTGGATGTGACAGGCTGGCTTGGCGGATATAATTTTCAATGGGCATGGGCATCAGGCTATACCATTGCTCAGGCGATCTGA
- the argS gene encoding arginine--tRNA ligase has translation MSQFIEKALIDHTVQAVHELYQAEIQPSQIALQETRKEFEGQITIVVFPITKFSKKSPEQTGTEVGEFLQSRIPELSGFNVIKGFLNVSLSDNYWIELLNSTLLASDFGCFPANGKKLMVEYSSPNTNKPLHLGHIRNNLLGYSVAEILKAYGYDVIKANLVNDRGIHICKSMLAWQKFGNGETPASSGLKGDHLVGKYYVIFDKEYKKQIDELKAEGQTEEEAKKNAPLIREAQEMLQQWEAGDQQVIELWSTMNGWVYSGFEKTYNQLGVDFDKYYYESNTYLLGKDIIQEGLDSGVFFKKEDNSVWIDLTDEGLDQKLVLRGDGTSVYITQDLGTAQLKYDEFHMNESIYVVGNEQDYHFKVLFLILKKLGKSWASGLFHLSYGMVDLPSGKMKSREGTVVDADDLMSEMVETAKERTEELGKTEGFSETEKAELYNTIGMGALKYFLLKVDPKKRLLFDPNESVDFQGHTGPFIQYTHARIKSVLNKAGFSEATPVTKPASISSYERDLIQVLGNFPVVIEASAKEFSPAQLANYIYDVAKLYNKFYHEESILKAEEEEVKNFRLHLSATAARVISKGMNLLGIQVPERM, from the coding sequence ATGAGTCAATTCATAGAAAAAGCGCTTATAGACCATACGGTGCAAGCGGTACACGAGCTTTATCAGGCCGAAATTCAGCCTTCCCAGATCGCATTACAGGAAACACGTAAGGAATTTGAAGGCCAGATAACTATTGTGGTTTTTCCGATCACTAAATTTTCTAAAAAGTCTCCTGAGCAAACAGGAACCGAAGTAGGTGAGTTCTTACAATCCCGAATCCCGGAATTATCAGGATTCAATGTGATCAAAGGATTTCTCAATGTAAGTCTTTCGGATAACTATTGGATAGAGCTGTTGAATTCAACACTTTTAGCTTCTGATTTCGGATGCTTTCCGGCAAACGGAAAGAAACTGATGGTGGAGTATTCCTCTCCGAATACAAATAAACCTCTGCACCTGGGGCATATACGTAATAATCTTTTAGGTTATTCCGTTGCTGAAATACTCAAAGCTTACGGATATGATGTGATCAAGGCCAATCTGGTCAATGACAGAGGTATTCATATCTGTAAATCTATGCTTGCCTGGCAGAAATTCGGAAACGGAGAAACGCCTGCATCTTCCGGATTAAAAGGAGATCATCTGGTGGGTAAGTATTATGTGATCTTTGATAAGGAATATAAAAAACAGATCGACGAGCTGAAGGCTGAAGGACAGACTGAAGAAGAAGCGAAAAAGAATGCGCCGCTGATCCGTGAAGCTCAGGAAATGCTCCAGCAGTGGGAGGCAGGTGATCAACAGGTCATTGAACTGTGGTCTACCATGAATGGTTGGGTATATTCGGGATTTGAAAAGACATACAATCAGCTTGGGGTTGATTTTGACAAATATTATTATGAATCCAATACCTATCTGTTAGGTAAAGATATTATTCAGGAAGGTCTGGACAGTGGGGTTTTCTTTAAAAAAGAAGATAACTCGGTATGGATAGATCTGACTGACGAAGGACTGGATCAAAAACTGGTCTTAAGAGGTGACGGAACTTCAGTTTACATCACACAGGATCTCGGTACAGCACAGCTGAAATATGACGAGTTCCATATGAATGAGTCCATATACGTTGTGGGTAATGAACAGGATTATCACTTTAAAGTGTTGTTTCTGATTCTGAAAAAACTGGGCAAATCCTGGGCTTCAGGTTTGTTTCACCTTTCCTATGGGATGGTGGATCTGCCTTCCGGCAAGATGAAATCCAGAGAAGGTACAGTCGTTGACGCAGATGATCTGATGTCCGAAATGGTTGAAACTGCAAAAGAACGTACAGAGGAACTTGGTAAAACAGAAGGTTTCTCGGAGACTGAAAAAGCTGAACTGTACAATACAATCGGCATGGGAGCACTGAAGTATTTTCTGCTGAAAGTAGATCCTAAGAAACGACTGTTATTTGATCCGAATGAGTCTGTTGACTTTCAGGGACACACGGGGCCATTTATTCAATATACACATGCGCGGATTAAATCGGTCTTAAACAAAGCCGGCTTCTCGGAAGCAACTCCTGTTACTAAACCGGCTTCTATCTCATCATATGAACGGGATCTGATCCAGGTATTGGGAAATTTTCCTGTAGTTATCGAAGCTTCGGCAAAAGAATTCAGCCCTGCACAATTGGCCAACTACATTTATGATGTGGCCAAACTGTATAACAAATTTTATCATGAAGAGAGTATTCTGAAAGCAGAGGAGGAAGAGGTGAAAAATTTCCGTCTTCACTTATCTGCTACAGCTGCCAGAGTCATATCAAAAGGGATGAATCTGTTGGGAATACAGGTTCCGGAAAGAATGTAA
- a CDS encoding Gfo/Idh/MocA family oxidoreductase translates to MKRIGVGLVGFGISGQVFHAPVMRGVAELELLKVTARKPEQQAILQAKYPQVEIVQTIDDILADDRIELVVIATSNDMHYPFVKQVLETGKHVVVEKPFTNTTAQADELIALAKAKGLQLAVYHNLRFNSDYRTVEKVVKSGELGPVVNLESRYDRFRNYLRPNAWRENNLPGSGIFYDLGAHQIDQTLQLFGKPTGVFADLAIQRTGAQAVDSFDLLLYYPNLRVSLKASMLAKEETTRYLIFGLNGTFTKNGSDPQETLLRAGHFPDEDPHWGEEDPSIYGKLNILKDGEDISKIIPSEKGSYLDFYRNVVDAIRGAAPLIVQPEQARDVIRIIELGYQSQQERRVIPIEDQLIAY, encoded by the coding sequence ATGAAAAGAATTGGTGTAGGATTAGTTGGATTTGGGATCTCCGGGCAGGTGTTTCATGCCCCTGTAATGCGAGGTGTAGCTGAATTGGAACTGCTTAAAGTAACGGCTCGCAAGCCTGAACAGCAGGCTATTTTACAGGCTAAATACCCGCAGGTAGAGATCGTGCAGACGATAGACGATATTTTAGCTGACGACCGTATCGAACTGGTGGTCATTGCCACGTCCAATGATATGCATTATCCGTTTGTAAAGCAGGTCCTGGAAACCGGGAAGCATGTTGTTGTAGAAAAGCCGTTTACGAATACAACCGCGCAGGCAGACGAACTGATCGCACTGGCAAAAGCAAAAGGATTGCAACTGGCTGTGTATCATAACCTCCGTTTTAACTCCGATTATCGTACGGTTGAAAAGGTCGTTAAGAGTGGTGAACTCGGACCTGTTGTCAATTTAGAGAGTCGTTATGACCGGTTCAGAAACTATTTGCGACCGAACGCATGGCGTGAAAATAATCTTCCCGGATCGGGTATATTCTATGATCTGGGGGCACATCAGATTGATCAGACGCTACAACTTTTTGGAAAACCAACAGGAGTTTTTGCAGATTTAGCCATTCAGCGCACCGGAGCACAGGCTGTTGACAGTTTTGATCTGTTGCTGTATTATCCTAATCTGCGGGTATCATTAAAGGCATCCATGCTGGCTAAGGAAGAAACGACCCGATACCTCATCTTCGGTCTCAATGGTACCTTTACAAAGAATGGTTCGGATCCGCAGGAAACTTTGCTGCGCGCCGGACATTTTCCGGACGAAGACCCGCATTGGGGAGAAGAAGATCCTTCCATCTATGGCAAACTGAATATATTGAAAGACGGGGAAGATATTTCAAAAATCATTCCCTCCGAAAAAGGAAGTTATCTGGATTTTTACAGAAATGTTGTGGATGCTATCCGGGGTGCTGCTCCTTTGATTGTACAGCCTGAGCAGGCACGTGATGTCATCCGTATCATTGAGCTTGGCTATCAAAGCCAGCAGGAGAGACGTGTGATTCCTATCGAAGATCAGCTGATCGCTTACTAA
- a CDS encoding sigma-54-dependent transcriptional regulator — protein sequence MTTILIIDDERAIRSTLREILEYEDYKVFDADNALDGLEILKKEKIDLVLCDIKMEKMDGLEALTFAQTLKPEVPFIMISGHGTVETAVEATKKGAYDFLSKPLDLNRILITVRNALERGSLVEETKVLKKKVFSSKTKEILGSSDTISKIKETIERVAPTEARVLITGENGSGKELVARWLHEKSNRSSLPLIEVNCAAIPSELIESELFGHEKGSFTSAVKQRIGKFEQASGGTLFLDEIGDMSLSAQAKVLRALQEHKITRVGGEKEIDVNVRVIAATNKDLLKEIDAGNFRMDLYHRLSVILIHVPPLSQRTDDIPTIANSFCEEICGDYNMPVKKITMEAMKALQSLPWTGNIRELRNMVERLIILSDKSITDADVLTYANPSIVNPANGSSAGNETGKAVDYKGIFERFESFQDFKDHAEKEFINFKLDKNSWNVSKTADDIGIQRSHLYSKIEKFGLKRD from the coding sequence ATGACTACAATATTAATAATAGACGACGAACGTGCAATAAGAAGTACGCTGAGAGAGATTTTAGAATACGAAGATTATAAGGTTTTTGATGCAGATAATGCTCTTGACGGTCTTGAAATTCTAAAAAAAGAAAAAATTGATCTTGTACTTTGTGATATTAAGATGGAAAAAATGGATGGATTGGAGGCGCTTACATTTGCGCAGACACTCAAACCTGAAGTTCCTTTTATTATGATATCGGGGCACGGGACAGTGGAAACTGCAGTAGAGGCAACTAAAAAAGGTGCGTATGACTTTCTTTCTAAACCGCTGGATCTGAACAGAATCCTGATTACGGTGCGCAATGCACTGGAAAGAGGCTCCCTTGTAGAAGAAACTAAAGTGCTGAAGAAAAAAGTATTCAGTTCCAAGACCAAAGAAATACTGGGTAGTTCGGATACCATCTCCAAGATTAAAGAAACGATAGAGCGTGTTGCGCCTACAGAGGCAAGAGTATTGATCACAGGAGAGAATGGCTCGGGTAAAGAGCTTGTTGCCAGATGGCTGCATGAAAAATCAAATCGCTCATCCTTACCGCTGATCGAAGTCAACTGTGCTGCGATTCCTTCAGAACTTATCGAATCGGAATTGTTCGGACACGAAAAAGGCTCCTTTACCTCTGCTGTAAAACAACGTATCGGTAAATTTGAGCAGGCCAGTGGCGGAACTTTATTTCTGGATGAGATCGGTGATATGAGCTTATCAGCTCAGGCAAAAGTATTGAGAGCTTTACAGGAGCATAAGATTACACGTGTAGGAGGGGAGAAAGAGATAGATGTCAATGTGCGTGTGATTGCGGCGACCAATAAGGATCTGTTGAAGGAGATTGATGCCGGTAACTTCCGGATGGACTTGTACCACCGTCTGAGTGTGATCCTTATCCATGTGCCGCCTTTGTCTCAGCGTACTGATGATATCCCGACAATAGCAAACAGCTTTTGTGAGGAAATCTGCGGTGACTACAATATGCCGGTCAAGAAGATCACTATGGAAGCGATGAAAGCCCTTCAATCTCTGCCGTGGACAGGTAATATCCGTGAGCTTCGCAATATGGTGGAACGCCTGATTATCTTAAGTGATAAGTCGATCACAGATGCAGATGTACTGACTTACGCCAATCCATCTATCGTTAATCCTGCTAATGGTTCTTCTGCAGGAAATGAAACGGGTAAAGCTGTTGACTATAAAGGCATATTCGAACGTTTTGAATCTTTTCAGGACTTTAAGGATCATGCCGAAAAAGAGTTTATCAACTT
- a CDS encoding arginine decarboxylase, with amino-acid sequence MQSYQEFLDLSVGFPQDGFEIIDDELYFHDLNLMEMIETYGTPLRFTYLPIVSKKIQQAKILFQTAILKHNYRGSYKYCYCTKSSHFKHIVEEALKNDIHLETSSAFDMPMIDTLERQGTVTKDITVICNGFKTYQYKQYIIDMIHDGYKNIIPVLDNKEEFNLYDDEIELDEPCALGIRIASEEQPDSQFYTSRLGIRSEDIIDFYNNKIADNPNFKVKLLHFFINSGISDTPYYWNELEKYVTLYCKFKKINPELDTLDIGGGMPFKDSLVHDFDYEYMVNEIVNRIKQICAHHEVMEPDIITEFGKYTVAEASGILYKVLGRKQQNDRERWFMIDGSFITNLPDVWALNQKYILLPINNWDSEYERVNLGGITCDGQDYYNQEAHMNSVFMPKTRKVQYLGFFHTGAYQDVLSGYGGIHHCLLPSPKHVLVRRNRDETFNYEVFGEEQNSKQVMKLLGYQ; translated from the coding sequence ATGCAGAGCTATCAGGAATTTCTTGACCTAAGTGTTGGTTTTCCGCAAGACGGATTCGAAATCATCGACGACGAATTGTATTTTCACGATCTGAATCTCATGGAAATGATAGAAACGTACGGGACACCGTTACGTTTTACTTATTTGCCTATTGTCAGCAAAAAAATCCAACAAGCGAAAATCTTGTTTCAGACAGCAATTCTGAAACACAATTACCGCGGTTCATATAAATATTGCTATTGTACCAAATCATCGCATTTTAAGCATATAGTCGAAGAGGCATTGAAAAATGATATTCACCTGGAGACTTCATCTGCTTTTGATATGCCGATGATTGACACACTTGAAAGACAAGGGACTGTAACAAAAGACATTACGGTTATTTGTAACGGATTCAAAACGTATCAATATAAGCAGTACATCATTGATATGATCCATGACGGGTACAAAAATATTATTCCGGTATTGGATAATAAGGAAGAATTCAACTTGTATGACGATGAGATCGAACTGGATGAACCTTGTGCACTGGGTATCCGTATCGCATCCGAAGAACAGCCGGATTCTCAGTTTTATACCTCACGTCTCGGAATCCGAAGCGAGGATATCATTGATTTTTACAACAATAAAATTGCTGATAATCCCAATTTCAAAGTTAAACTTCTGCATTTCTTCATCAATTCAGGTATTTCAGATACCCCTTATTACTGGAATGAACTGGAGAAATATGTTACACTTTACTGTAAATTCAAAAAAATAAATCCGGAGCTGGACACCTTAGACATCGGTGGAGGTATGCCTTTCAAAGATTCGCTGGTACATGATTTTGATTATGAATACATGGTCAACGAAATCGTAAACCGAATCAAACAGATCTGCGCACACCATGAAGTCATGGAACCGGATATCATTACAGAATTTGGAAAATATACGGTCGCTGAAGCATCCGGTATCTTATATAAAGTATTAGGACGTAAACAACAGAATGACCGTGAAAGATGGTTTATGATCGATGGATCATTTATCACCAACCTACCGGATGTATGGGCGCTGAATCAAAAATATATCTTATTGCCGATCAACAACTGGGATTCGGAATATGAACGTGTCAATCTCGGTGGTATCACCTGTGACGGACAGGATTATTACAATCAGGAAGCGCATATGAACTCGGTGTTCATGCCTAAAACCCGTAAAGTACAATATCTTGGTTTCTTCCACACAGGAGCATATCAGGATGTATTGAGTGGCTACGGAGGTATACATCATTGTTTACTACCTTCACCTAAACATGTACTGGTAAGACGTAACCGGGATGAAACATTCAACTATGAGGTATTTGGTGAAGAACAGAACTCCAAACAGGTAATGAAGTTACTGGGATACCAGTAA